The proteins below are encoded in one region of Acidobacteriota bacterium:
- a CDS encoding response regulator, with product MEVCLMFIFPRLQREHPNKEIEIEEETLVSGNEKIFVIDDEEFIRDLSKEILEKYGYIVVMAGDGTEALSIYEKFGKEIDLIILDLVMPGIKGEDLLKKILEINPEAKVIVSSGYPKEERMNKLIELGAVDFIKKPFQLNKLIKLIRKILDESKSKKSN from the coding sequence ATGGAAGTATGTTTAATGTTTATCTTCCCTCGATTACAAAGAGAGCACCCAAATAAAGAAATAGAAATCGAAGAAGAAACTTTAGTAAGTGGAAATGAGAAAATCTTTGTGATCGATGATGAGGAATTCATCAGGGATCTTTCTAAAGAAATACTGGAAAAATATGGATATATAGTTGTTATGGCTGGAGATGGAACTGAGGCTCTTTCAATCTATGAAAAATTCGGAAAAGAAATTGATCTGATTATACTTGATTTAGTAATGCCAGGAATTAAAGGCGAGGATTTACTCAAAAAAATTTTAGAAATCAATCCAGAAGCTAAAGTTATAGTCTCATCAGGATATCCAAAAGAGGAAAGGATGAATAAATTGATAGAATTGGGTGCAGTTGATTTCATAAAAAAACCATTCCAGCTGAATAAATTGATTAAATTAATAAGAAAAATTTTAGATGAGAGTAAATCAAAGAAGAGTAATTAA
- a CDS encoding protein kinase — MNETKISREKSNFKILKELYKDQIGVVYRAIDRTTKKMVWLKILHKFLSRDKDYRTLFFHKARKAKILKHDNIQEVYAVWEEDGEIIVELEDITGTFLDKLVDSYPFEQERAIHIGYQILSALNYAHKKNVIHENIKPENIVLTRNDKIKIINFFEPNPVIGYKLSWEYTEVDPKKPYVSIVEEIKYFSPAHLDDKPIEFRSDLFSTGIVLYEMTSGVHPFKTESVFLFMFTAIYDDITHIENIKRDIYYEFGDLIMMLLERKKEKGYRSTEQAFSEMVPLYTELVKPYVERRKKKQYLTALVKKVAAYSLAAALIISFVIIPAVKKFYYKPQPTISIAVLPIDNATKNKEYNFMSIGLTDEIISSLFPVKNFAVRPLSTMLRYEEKKKDIQEIAKELKADVIVDGELKKEKDRIKLKTKIVKVKEGTPGLLWASELNLSEYNIPYIKYDIGRELIRTLDVDLSKKERGRMEKRMKVNPKAYEFYLKGKYYNAEFIKEIRKEYLDRSDEMLKKSLEIDKNYAPAYAALGRNAWFYLEYGIKSEEDLLKKGGEMSLKALEIDKDLIEAHTNLAAIYFKNGEKEKAYKQIEYVYKINPNNEFVIAMLGTIYEYAGLLDKALEKAEKLEKNNELNVLSYINRGRIYIYKNDFSKAKNELEKVFKIQNNHPIGLVYSGYLLFYEKKYNEAMSTLKESLKYNPEHKAPYFILSMIYSKQGKNKEAEKAIEEVMHLANYDGDFTYFVASYYSLQNDKQLALKWFKEAIKYGNENYPWFLVDPNLNNIRNEPEFKKIMENLKKRWEKYKKEFTL; from the coding sequence ATGAATGAAACAAAAATAAGTAGAGAAAAATCAAATTTTAAAATTTTAAAAGAGCTATATAAAGATCAGATCGGGGTTGTTTATAGAGCTATAGATCGAACCACTAAAAAAATGGTCTGGTTAAAAATTCTCCATAAATTTCTTTCCAGGGATAAAGACTACAGAACTCTATTTTTTCATAAAGCAAGAAAAGCAAAAATCCTTAAGCATGATAATATACAGGAAGTTTATGCAGTATGGGAAGAAGATGGAGAGATTATAGTTGAGCTTGAAGATATTACAGGGACTTTCCTGGACAAATTAGTGGATTCATATCCCTTTGAGCAGGAGAGAGCTATCCACATTGGTTATCAAATTTTATCCGCTCTTAACTACGCCCATAAAAAAAATGTCATCCATGAAAATATCAAGCCGGAGAATATAGTTCTGACCAGGAATGATAAAATTAAAATTATAAATTTCTTCGAGCCCAACCCTGTAATAGGTTATAAACTAAGCTGGGAATACACAGAGGTTGACCCAAAAAAGCCTTATGTAAGCATAGTAGAAGAAATTAAATATTTTTCTCCGGCTCATCTTGATGATAAGCCGATTGAGTTTAGATCAGACCTTTTTTCTACTGGCATTGTCTTGTATGAAATGACCTCTGGAGTTCACCCTTTTAAAACAGAATCGGTTTTCCTTTTTATGTTTACAGCTATTTATGATGATATAACTCATATTGAAAACATCAAAAGGGACATCTATTATGAGTTCGGAGATTTAATCATGATGCTTCTTGAGAGGAAAAAAGAGAAAGGGTATAGAAGTACTGAACAGGCATTCAGCGAAATGGTTCCCTTGTATACTGAACTTGTAAAGCCTTATGTGGAAAGAAGAAAGAAAAAACAGTACCTGACTGCCTTAGTGAAAAAAGTAGCTGCTTATTCTTTAGCTGCAGCATTGATAATTTCATTTGTTATAATTCCAGCAGTTAAAAAGTTTTATTATAAGCCCCAACCTACCATTTCAATCGCTGTTCTTCCCATTGATAATGCTACAAAAAATAAAGAGTATAACTTCATGAGCATTGGACTAACTGATGAAATTATTTCAAGCCTTTTTCCTGTAAAGAACTTTGCGGTCAGACCATTGAGCACAATGCTGAGGTATGAAGAAAAAAAGAAAGACATTCAAGAGATTGCAAAAGAACTTAAAGCCGATGTTATCGTTGATGGAGAATTAAAGAAAGAAAAGGATAGGATTAAACTTAAAACAAAAATTGTAAAAGTAAAGGAAGGAACTCCAGGGCTTCTCTGGGCAAGCGAATTGAATTTGAGTGAATACAATATTCCTTACATAAAATACGATATAGGAAGAGAATTAATCAGAACTTTAGATGTAGACCTTTCTAAAAAAGAAAGGGGAAGAATGGAAAAAAGAATGAAAGTAAACCCAAAGGCATACGAGTTTTACTTAAAAGGAAAATACTATAACGCTGAGTTTATAAAAGAAATAAGGAAAGAATATCTGGATAGATCTGATGAGATGCTGAAGAAATCTTTGGAAATCGATAAAAATTATGCACCTGCCTATGCAGCCTTAGGAAGAAATGCATGGTTTTATCTTGAATATGGAATTAAAAGTGAAGAGGATCTATTGAAAAAAGGAGGAGAGATGAGTTTAAAAGCTCTTGAGATAGATAAAGATCTGATTGAAGCCCATACAAATTTAGCTGCAATATATTTTAAAAATGGTGAAAAAGAGAAAGCTTATAAACAGATTGAATATGTCTATAAAATTAACCCTAACAATGAATTTGTAATCGCTATGTTAGGAACAATCTATGAATATGCAGGTTTACTGGATAAGGCTTTAGAAAAAGCTGAAAAATTAGAAAAAAATAATGAACTTAATGTTTTAAGCTACATAAACAGAGGTAGAATTTATATCTATAAAAATGATTTTTCTAAAGCAAAGAATGAATTAGAAAAAGTCTTTAAAATTCAAAACAATCATCCGATCGGATTGGTGTATTCTGGATATTTGTTATTTTATGAAAAAAAATATAATGAGGCTATGTCAACCTTAAAAGAAAGTTTGAAATATAACCCTGAGCACAAAGCACCTTATTTCATCCTTTCTATGATTTATTCAAAGCAGGGAAAAAATAAAGAAGCTGAAAAAGCTATAGAAGAAGTAATGCATTTAGCCAATTACGATGGAGATTTTACTTATTTTGTCGCCTCATATTATTCTTTGCAGAATGATAAACAATTAGCTTTGAAATGGTTTAAAGAAGCAATTAAATATGGAAATGAAAATTATCCATGGTTCCTTGTTGACCCTAACCTTAATAACATCAGAAATGAACCTGAATTCAAAAAAATAATGGAGAATTTAAAGAAAAGGTGGGAAAAATATAAAAAAGAATTCACTCTTTAA
- a CDS encoding radical SAM protein encodes MNNRSLIFIFPPEAAKKDFLHHLGVGYIQAFLKKREIDSIQYVPEERLSVESLVEEVLDFGPIFIGFTVFDFNYYLVKIISKKLKQRNKSIQILAGGPTATFSDSLIMEDNPSIDICVRGEGEYTVYELLNHFVENGDLNDIGYIQGITYRKNGKIERTPDRPLIRDFSNKDGELDVIPSPYLEGVFRGDEKTGILTSRGCTFKCTYCNFTIMSKNRIRYHSIDRVISELRIINDTMVKENLLNESVNIYDDAFSLNINRAKEICKRIAKENFKIKFSCETRVDRMDEELLELMKKAGIKDLSFGLESAVPEILRNIKKVGDFRTDDFKKEKEFIEKIKYYVNFAKNIGLNPVVSIISGLPGETLKDGKKTVQFVKELNLDFYAHNFLQIFPGTELFYTHKNYGIGIEKSPSLLPFETIFSYDVSKVPFGKNSTIQNEKDKAISFIISGLVNSQERAFSKSSVLTDVVLKNINELNNNLIEWLSKNSSLLSNMIFLYDRKEFEREDTIKKMIYGEVPTKKFYFLKLIINKLKKELSEAKIYHFVTSKAYRWDLYFSFVPFRYFANNKNKKLYEISKVIYEIKNEDDLKYFEEFIPLMFDEEKKELKKELMDFKGCFLNGCRWSNRECPSLNLQKIIIEEDGSIKPCITGKKIGSVGENLDEIEKRFLELFEKEKKIRGCNYCEIKEFCSKCVFPLSIDVKKYCEIRRKYLFISKIVNFMEIASRMPGLIKE; translated from the coding sequence ATGAATAATAGAAGTCTAATTTTTATTTTCCCTCCAGAGGCTGCAAAAAAAGATTTTTTACATCATTTAGGGGTTGGATACATCCAGGCTTTTTTGAAAAAAAGAGAAATTGATTCAATTCAATATGTTCCTGAAGAAAGATTAAGCGTAGAATCCCTTGTGGAAGAAGTTCTTGATTTTGGGCCTATTTTTATTGGATTTACTGTCTTTGACTTTAACTATTATCTTGTTAAAATAATTTCAAAAAAATTAAAGCAAAGAAATAAATCGATTCAAATTTTAGCAGGAGGACCAACGGCAACTTTTTCTGATTCATTGATAATGGAAGATAATCCATCCATCGATATCTGTGTAAGAGGGGAGGGAGAATACACTGTCTATGAATTACTTAATCATTTTGTTGAAAACGGAGACTTAAATGACATCGGTTATATCCAGGGTATAACTTACAGAAAAAATGGGAAAATAGAAAGAACTCCTGATAGACCATTGATTAGAGATTTTTCCAATAAAGATGGAGAACTCGATGTAATTCCCTCTCCTTATTTAGAGGGAGTCTTTAGAGGAGATGAAAAAACAGGGATTTTAACATCGAGGGGTTGCACTTTTAAGTGCACTTACTGCAATTTTACGATTATGTCTAAAAATAGAATAAGGTATCATTCAATCGATAGGGTAATTTCAGAACTAAGAATCATAAACGATACAATGGTAAAAGAAAATCTATTGAATGAATCAGTAAACATATATGATGATGCTTTTTCTTTAAACATAAATCGGGCAAAGGAAATATGTAAAAGAATTGCAAAAGAAAATTTTAAGATAAAATTTTCCTGTGAGACAAGAGTTGACAGAATGGATGAGGAGCTTTTAGAGTTGATGAAAAAAGCAGGGATTAAGGACTTATCCTTCGGGCTTGAGAGTGCAGTTCCTGAGATCTTAAGAAACATAAAAAAAGTTGGAGATTTTAGAACAGATGATTTTAAGAAAGAAAAGGAATTCATCGAAAAGATTAAATACTATGTAAATTTTGCAAAAAATATAGGTTTAAACCCGGTTGTGAGTATAATCTCAGGGCTTCCGGGTGAAACTCTAAAAGACGGGAAAAAAACAGTTCAATTTGTCAAAGAATTAAATTTAGATTTTTATGCCCATAATTTCTTACAGATATTTCCAGGAACAGAATTGTTTTATACTCATAAAAATTATGGGATTGGAATTGAAAAGAGCCCATCCTTACTTCCATTTGAAACAATTTTTTCCTATGATGTATCAAAAGTTCCTTTTGGAAAAAATTCAACGATTCAGAATGAAAAAGATAAAGCGATTTCATTTATTATCTCAGGTCTTGTAAATTCCCAGGAAAGAGCTTTTTCAAAATCCTCTGTTTTAACAGATGTAGTTTTAAAGAATATAAATGAACTTAATAATAATTTAATTGAATGGCTTTCAAAAAACTCATCCCTTCTTTCAAACATGATCTTTTTATATGATAGAAAAGAATTTGAGCGTGAAGATACAATAAAAAAGATGATTTATGGTGAAGTTCCAACAAAAAAGTTTTACTTTCTAAAGCTAATAATAAACAAATTAAAAAAAGAACTATCGGAAGCAAAAATATATCATTTCGTAACTTCAAAAGCATATAGATGGGATTTGTATTTTTCCTTTGTTCCCTTTCGATATTTTGCAAATAATAAAAATAAAAAATTATATGAAATATCTAAAGTTATTTATGAAATAAAAAATGAAGATGATTTAAAATATTTTGAAGAATTTATTCCTTTGATGTTTGATGAAGAAAAAAAAGAATTAAAAAAAGAATTGATGGATTTTAAAGGATGTTTTTTAAATGGATGCAGATGGTCAAACAGAGAATGTCCATCTTTAAACCTTCAGAAAATTATAATAGAAGAAGATGGCTCTATTAAACCATGTATTACAGGAAAGAAAATAGGATCAGTGGGAGAAAATCTTGATGAAATAGAAAAAAGGTTTCTGGAATTATTTGAAAAAGAGAAAAAAATAAGAGGCTGTAATTATTGTGAGATAAAAGAATTCTGTTCAAAATGTGTTTTTCCACTTTCAATAGATGTTAAAAAATATTGTGAGATAAGGAGAAAATACCTTTTTATATCAAAGATAGTGAATTTTATGGAGATTGCATCAAGGATGCCAGGTTTAATTAAAGAGTGA